A region from the Gossypium hirsutum isolate 1008001.06 chromosome A08, Gossypium_hirsutum_v2.1, whole genome shotgun sequence genome encodes:
- the LOC107920260 gene encoding protein RGF1 INDUCIBLE TRANSCRIPTION FACTOR 1, producing MGAGGPDEEDNRWPPWLKPLLREHFFVQCKLHADSHKSECNMYCLDCMNGALCSFCLAYHKDHRYIQIRRSSYHDVIRVSEIQKYLDISGIQTYVINSAKVVFINERPQPRPGKGVTNTCEVCDRSLVDSFRFCSLGCKIVGTSKNFQKKKRHLAMASDSEDSYSSSSSHGKLMNNNNKMRSFSPSTPPPTSVNSRTAKRRKGIPHRSPMGGLIIEY from the exons ATG GGAGCTGGTGGGCCTGATGAAGAAGACAACAGGTGGCCTCCATGGCTGAAACCTTTGTTAAGAGAGCATTTCTTTGTTCAATGCAAGCTTCATGCTGATTCTCACAAGAGCGAATGCAATATGTACTGCTTAGATTGTATGAACGGCGCTCTCTGTTCTTTCTGCTTAGCTTATCACAAGGATCATCGTTACATTCAG ATTAGGAGGTCTTCATACCATGATGTGATAAGGGTATCTGAGATACAGAAATACCTGGACATATCTGGAATCCAGACTTATGTTATCAACAGTGCTAAGGTGGTTTTCATCAATGAGAGGCCTCAGCCAAGGCCTGGAAAAGGTGTCACCAATACCTGTGAGGTCTGTGACCGTAGCCTTGTCGACTCATTTCGCTTCTGTTCTCTTGGTTGCAAG ATTGTTGGCACATCCAAGAATTTCCAGAAGAAGAAGAGACACTTAGCCATGGCCTCAGATTCTGAGGATTCATACAGCAGCAGCAGTAGCCATGGAAAGCTTatgaacaacaacaacaaaatgcGAAGCTTTAGTCCTTCGACACCGCCTCCAACTTCAGTGAATTCCCGAACTGCGAAACGAAGAAAAGGGATTCCCCATCGATCCCCAATGGGAGGTCTAATCATAGAATATTAA